Proteins encoded in a region of the Neodiprion virginianus isolate iyNeoVirg1 chromosome 2, iyNeoVirg1.1, whole genome shotgun sequence genome:
- the LOC124298681 gene encoding JNK-interacting protein 3 isoform X5, producing MDQETVYGTHEDSHVVMSEKVQSLAGSIYQEFERMIARYDEDVVKELMPLLVNVLECLDLAYTENQEHEVELELLREDNEQLVTQYEREKQLRKTSDQKLLELEDVAEDERKELLSKIDSLESIVRMLELKTKNSHDHVVRLEEKESEMKREYSRLHERYTELFKTHVDYMERTKMLVGSTERLENTTGARGPSRLPSLGLAHMSRSSGPLSYGFQSLEASINADDGQEESPPSGASLRAEMLDSSNEAAIETSDKSQLTDQPLQENKTTAISRQESPETEMPPVIVTPTTPSGPEKTATTPSGRTRTDKEQRSGNTLYQELSFQDADALGEMDEGADITGSWVHPGEYASSGMGKEVENLIMENNELLATKNALNIVKDDLIVKVDELTSEQEILREEVRALQQARERLRQKVSMLEEELKKTREEAEAAAKTTKSDDEEDVPLAQRKRFTRVEMARVLMERNQYKERFMELQEAVRWTEMIRASRTDPASISSGKQSVWRFFSNLFTSPADRGGLARGQHTLPHMRYSAPTNQITPAPALDAMRRRTMKNRHDFLDQGDNMSSEKLVARRANERREQYRQVRAHVRKEDGRLQAYGWSLPGKPSAPARQPVPVPVYCRPLQETEPGMKIWCGAGVNLSGGKTRDGGSMVGGSVFYAAEAQENNVKTAEDAVEHLDKELQESEQQRLEAERLEQQLSSLVWICTSTQKMSKVTVIDANNPADILEAFNVCQSHLLCIASVPGAKESDYVLGSNDNSIQTNGAGDQNSNSEPVSLELSEARENSNSKVEEKVKTDVDNQNLDDHNAPEDSDKVDADPNSNTEPQSLESIDSETANLGKVQFVKSTPEPSMQTNDTDLVTEKMSSVQPTMWLGAQNGAVFVHSAVAKWTICLHSVRLKDAALAIVHVQGRVLVALADGTVAIFRRGSDGQWDLSQHHIITLGSPQHSIRCMTAVTGKTVWCGYRNKIHVVDPIALTLECTVDAHPRRESQVRQLAWLGEGVWVSIRLDSTLRLYHAHTYQHLQDVDIEPYVSKMLGTGKLGFSFVRITALLISSNRLWIGTGNGVIISVPLSESAGGSMAVSRAQAGMKTDAPGVGVRVFASDKGVTPGSFVPYCSMAHAQLSFHGHRDAVKMFVAVPGQGGQSIVSDGSQPAMLVLSGGEGYIDFRVGDGDDTDDGIERSNLAANSEEHGEQSHLIVWQVQCPLPVPITA from the exons ATGGATCAGGAAACTGTGTATGGAACGCACGAGGACAGTCATGTTGTCATGTCGGAGAAGGTACAGTCTCTGGCTGGCAGTATTTACCAGGAATTTGAACGCATGATTGCACGCTACGACGAAGATGTCGTCAAAGAACTGATGCCCCTTCTAGTCAATGTGTTGGAATGCTTGGATCTTGCGTATACGGAAAATCAAGAACATGAGGTTGAATTGGAATTATTGCGGGAGGACAACGAACAGCTCGTCACTCAGtacgagagagaaaaacagCTCAGAAAAACTTCGGATCAG aaaCTATTAGAATTGGAGGACGTAGCTGAGGATGAGAGGAAGGAACTGCTATCGAAGATCGATAGCCTGGAGTCAATTGTTCGAATGTTGGAATTGAAGACTAAAAATTCCCACGACCACG TTGTCCGTCTTGAAGAAAAGGAATCTGAGATGAAGCGTGAATATTCTCGCTTGCACGAACGTTACACAGAGTTATTCAAAACACATGTAGATTACATGGAACGTACCAAAATGTTGGTGGGAAGTACAGAGAGATTAGAAAATACCACCGGGGCTCGAGGTCCTTCCCGCTTACCTTCGCTAGGATTAGCTCATATGTCTCGAAGTTCTGGCCCCTTGAGCTACGGATTTCAAAGCTTGGAAGCAAGTATAAATGCTGATGACGGTCAGGAAGAAAGTCCACCGAGCGGAGCTAGCCTTAGAGCAGAAATGTTGGATAGCAGTAACGAAGCAGCTATCGAAACTTCGGACAAAAGCCAGCTAACAGATCAGCCCttacaagaaaacaaaactaCTGCAATTTCGAGAC AGGAAAGTCCAGAAACAGAAATGCCACCGGTAATTGTAACACCGACAACACCTAGCGGTCCAGAAAAAACTGCCACAACTCCAAGTGGTAGAACAAGAACAGATAAGGAACAACGAAGTGGAAACACGTTATATCAGGAACTTAGTTTTCAGGATGCGGATGCACTCGGTGAAATGGACGAAGGTGCAGATATCACTG GGAGCTGGGTACATCCAGGAGAATACGCTTCGTCGG gcATGGGGAAAGAGGTGGAAAATCTTATTATGGAAAATAACGAACTCCTAGCAACCAA AAATGCGCTGAACATCGTCAAAGATGACCTGATAGTCAAAGTAGACGAGTTAACTAG TGAGCAAGAAATACTGAGAGAGGAAGTCAGGGCTTTACAACAAGCCAGAGAACGTCTTCGTCAAAAGGTATCAATGCTGGAAGAAGAGCTGAAGAAAACTAGAGAAGAAGCAGAAGCGGCTGCAAAAACGACAAAGAGTGATGACGAAGAGGATGTTCCGCTGGCCCAAAGAAAGCGCTTCACAAGGGTAGAGATGGCGAGAGTTTTAATGGAGAGAAATCAGTACAAAGAGAGGTTCATGGAACTTCAAGAGGCTGTCAGGTGGACAGAAATGATCAGAGCATCCAGAACTGACCCCGCGAGTATCTCCAGTGGAAAACAGTCAGTGTGGCGGTT TTTTAGTAATCTCTTCACAAGCCCGGCAGATCGAGGGGGATTAGCACGGGGACAGCATACCCTACCACACATGCGTTACAGTGCACCGACTAATCAAATTACTCCAGCTCCGGCTCTAGACGCGATGCGCAGACGAACAATGAAGAATCGTCATGACTTTCTTGACCAAGGAGACAACAT GTCCTCGGAAAAGTTAGTAGCTCGACGGGCTAACGAACGGAGGGAACAATATCGTCAAGTACGAGCTCACGTAAGGAAAGAAGACGGCCGTTTACAAGCTTATGGCTGGAGCTTACCTGGGAAACCGAGCGCACCTGCTAGACAGCCTGTACCGGTTCCTGTATATTGTAGACCGTTACAAGAGACCGAGCCTGGAATGAAG ATATGGTGCGGAGCTGGTGTCAACTTGAGCGGTGGAAAGACAAGGGATGGTGGTAGCATGGTAGGCGGTAGTGTATTTTACGCAGCCGAGGCTCAAGAGAATAACGTGAAGACTGCCGAGGACGCTGTTGAGCACTTGGATAAGGAGCTTCAGGAGAGCGAGCAGCAGCGATTAGAAGCCGAGCGATTAGAGCAGCAGCTAAGTTCCCTAGTTTGGATTTGCACGTCAACACAAAAGATGTCTAAAGTGACGGTCATCGATGCGAATAATCCAGCAGACATATTGGAAGCCTTCAACGTTTGCCAAAGTCATTTGTTATGCATCGCAAGTGTTCCAGGTGCTAAGGAGAGCGATTATGTATTGGGATCGAATGACAACTCGATCCAAACGAATGGCGCTGGCGATCAAAACAGCAATAGCGAACCAGTTTCCCTAGAGCTGAGCGAAGCCAGAGAGAATAGCAACTCCAAGGTAGAAGAGAAGGTCAAAACAGATGTCGACAATCAAAATTTAGATGATCACAATGCGCCTGAAGACTCTGACAAAGTTGACGCGGATCCTAATAGTAACACTGAACCACAAAGTTTAGAAAGCATCGATAGCGAGACGGCAAATTTAGGGAAAGTGCAATTTGTAAAGAGTACACCTGAGCCGTCGATGCAAACTAACGATACGGATTTGGTGACGGAAAAAATGTCCTCTGTTCAACCAACCATGTGGTTGGGTGCTCAAAATGGTGCTGTATTTGTACATTCAGCTGTAGCCAAATGGACTATCTGTCTACATTCGGTTAGATTGAAAGATGCAGCTTTGGCCATTGT CCATGTTCAAGGAAGAGTTTTGGTCGCCTTAGCCGATGGAACAGTGGCAATATTCCGAAGAGGTTCCGACGGCCAGTGGGACCTCTCGCAGCACCACATAATAACACTTGGTAGTCCTCAACATTCCATAAGGTGTATGACCGCTGTTACAGGAAAAACTGTTTGGTGCGGATATAGAAACAAAATTCACGTCGTTGATCCTATCGCCTTAACTCTGGAG TGCACCGTCGATGCCCACCCTCGTCGAGAATCGCAGGTCAGGCAACTCGCCTGGTTGGGGGAGGGAGTCTGGGTCAGCATCAGATTGGATTCAACATTAAGGCTGTACCACGCGCATACCTATCAACACCTCCAGGACGTCGATATAGAGCCTTACGTCAGCAAGATGCTGGGCACAGGAAAGTTGGGATTCTCATTTGTGAGAATAACTGCTCTGCTTATATCGTCTAACAGATTGTGGATTGGGACTGGAAACGGAGTAATCATATCCGTACCTTTGTCCGAAA GTGCTGGTGGTTCTATGGCAGTCTCACGAGCGCAGGCTGGTATGAAAACAGACGCGCCTGGTGTGGGTGTCAGGGTCTTCGCATCCGACAAGGGAGTAACGCCTGGAAGTTTTGTACCTTACTGTAGCATGGCGCATGCTCAGCTCAGTTTTCACGGACACCGAGATGCTGTAAAGATGTTTGTTGCCGTACCTG GACAAGGCGGTCAAAGTATCGTGAGCGATGGATCACAGCCCGCAATGCTTGTATTATCCGGTGGTGAGGGGTACATTGATTTCCGAGTtg
- the LOC124298681 gene encoding JNK-interacting protein 3 isoform X3 yields the protein MDQETVYGTHEDSHVVMSEKVQSLAGSIYQEFERMIARYDEDVVKELMPLLVNVLECLDLAYTENQEHEVELELLREDNEQLVTQYEREKQLRKTSDQKLLELEDVAEDERKELLSKIDSLESIVRMLELKTKNSHDHVVRLEEKESEMKREYSRLHERYTELFKTHVDYMERTKMLVGSTERLENTTGARGPSRLPSLGLAHMSRSSGPLSYGFQSLEASINADDGQEESPPSGASLRAEMLDSSNEAAIETSDKSQLTDQPLQENKTTAISRQESPETEMPPVIVTPTTPSGPEKTATTPSGRTRTDKEQRSGNTLYQELSFQDADALGEMDEGADITGSWVHPGEYASSVNDNFFGMGKEVENLIMENNELLATKNALNIVKDDLIVKVDELTSEQEILREEVRALQQARERLRQKVSMLEEELKKTREEAEAAAKTTKSDDEEDVPLAQRKRFTRVEMARVLMERNQYKERFMELQEAVRWTEMIRASRTDPASISSGKQSVWRFFSNLFTSPADRGGLARGQHTLPHMRYSAPTNQITPAPALDAMRRRTMKNRHDFLDQGDNMSSEKLVARRANERREQYRQVRAHVRKEDGRLQAYGWSLPGKPSAPARQPVPVPVYCRPLQETEPGMKIWCGAGVNLSGGKTRDGGSMVGGSVFYAAEAQENNVKTAEDAVEHLDKELQESEQQRLEAERLEQQLSSLVWICTSTQKMSKVTVIDANNPADILEAFNVCQSHLLCIASVPGAKESDYVLGSNDNSIQTNGAGDQNSNSEPVSLELSEARENSNSKVEEKVKTDVDNQNLDDHNAPEDSDKVDADPNSNTEPQSLESIDSETANLGKVQFVKSTPEPSMQTNDTDLVTEKMSSVQPTMWLGAQNGAVFVHSAVAKWTICLHSVRLKDAALAIVHVQGRVLVALADGTVAIFRRGSDGQWDLSQHHIITLGSPQHSIRCMTAVTGKTVWCGYRNKIHVVDPIALTLECTVDAHPRRESQVRQLAWLGEGVWVSIRLDSTLRLYHAHTYQHLQDVDIEPYVSKMLGTGKLGFSFVRITALLISSNRLWIGTGNGVIISVPLSESAGGSMAVSRAQAGMKTDAPGVGVRVFASDKGVTPGSFVPYCSMAHAQLSFHGHRDAVKMFVAVPGQGGQSIVSDGSQPAMLVLSGGEGYIDFRVGDGDDTDDGIERSNLAANSEEHGEQSHLIVWQVQCPLPVPITA from the exons ATGGATCAGGAAACTGTGTATGGAACGCACGAGGACAGTCATGTTGTCATGTCGGAGAAGGTACAGTCTCTGGCTGGCAGTATTTACCAGGAATTTGAACGCATGATTGCACGCTACGACGAAGATGTCGTCAAAGAACTGATGCCCCTTCTAGTCAATGTGTTGGAATGCTTGGATCTTGCGTATACGGAAAATCAAGAACATGAGGTTGAATTGGAATTATTGCGGGAGGACAACGAACAGCTCGTCACTCAGtacgagagagaaaaacagCTCAGAAAAACTTCGGATCAG aaaCTATTAGAATTGGAGGACGTAGCTGAGGATGAGAGGAAGGAACTGCTATCGAAGATCGATAGCCTGGAGTCAATTGTTCGAATGTTGGAATTGAAGACTAAAAATTCCCACGACCACG TTGTCCGTCTTGAAGAAAAGGAATCTGAGATGAAGCGTGAATATTCTCGCTTGCACGAACGTTACACAGAGTTATTCAAAACACATGTAGATTACATGGAACGTACCAAAATGTTGGTGGGAAGTACAGAGAGATTAGAAAATACCACCGGGGCTCGAGGTCCTTCCCGCTTACCTTCGCTAGGATTAGCTCATATGTCTCGAAGTTCTGGCCCCTTGAGCTACGGATTTCAAAGCTTGGAAGCAAGTATAAATGCTGATGACGGTCAGGAAGAAAGTCCACCGAGCGGAGCTAGCCTTAGAGCAGAAATGTTGGATAGCAGTAACGAAGCAGCTATCGAAACTTCGGACAAAAGCCAGCTAACAGATCAGCCCttacaagaaaacaaaactaCTGCAATTTCGAGAC AGGAAAGTCCAGAAACAGAAATGCCACCGGTAATTGTAACACCGACAACACCTAGCGGTCCAGAAAAAACTGCCACAACTCCAAGTGGTAGAACAAGAACAGATAAGGAACAACGAAGTGGAAACACGTTATATCAGGAACTTAGTTTTCAGGATGCGGATGCACTCGGTGAAATGGACGAAGGTGCAGATATCACTG GGAGCTGGGTACATCCAGGAGAATACGCTTCGTCGG TCAATGACAACTTTTTCG gcATGGGGAAAGAGGTGGAAAATCTTATTATGGAAAATAACGAACTCCTAGCAACCAA AAATGCGCTGAACATCGTCAAAGATGACCTGATAGTCAAAGTAGACGAGTTAACTAG TGAGCAAGAAATACTGAGAGAGGAAGTCAGGGCTTTACAACAAGCCAGAGAACGTCTTCGTCAAAAGGTATCAATGCTGGAAGAAGAGCTGAAGAAAACTAGAGAAGAAGCAGAAGCGGCTGCAAAAACGACAAAGAGTGATGACGAAGAGGATGTTCCGCTGGCCCAAAGAAAGCGCTTCACAAGGGTAGAGATGGCGAGAGTTTTAATGGAGAGAAATCAGTACAAAGAGAGGTTCATGGAACTTCAAGAGGCTGTCAGGTGGACAGAAATGATCAGAGCATCCAGAACTGACCCCGCGAGTATCTCCAGTGGAAAACAGTCAGTGTGGCGGTT TTTTAGTAATCTCTTCACAAGCCCGGCAGATCGAGGGGGATTAGCACGGGGACAGCATACCCTACCACACATGCGTTACAGTGCACCGACTAATCAAATTACTCCAGCTCCGGCTCTAGACGCGATGCGCAGACGAACAATGAAGAATCGTCATGACTTTCTTGACCAAGGAGACAACAT GTCCTCGGAAAAGTTAGTAGCTCGACGGGCTAACGAACGGAGGGAACAATATCGTCAAGTACGAGCTCACGTAAGGAAAGAAGACGGCCGTTTACAAGCTTATGGCTGGAGCTTACCTGGGAAACCGAGCGCACCTGCTAGACAGCCTGTACCGGTTCCTGTATATTGTAGACCGTTACAAGAGACCGAGCCTGGAATGAAG ATATGGTGCGGAGCTGGTGTCAACTTGAGCGGTGGAAAGACAAGGGATGGTGGTAGCATGGTAGGCGGTAGTGTATTTTACGCAGCCGAGGCTCAAGAGAATAACGTGAAGACTGCCGAGGACGCTGTTGAGCACTTGGATAAGGAGCTTCAGGAGAGCGAGCAGCAGCGATTAGAAGCCGAGCGATTAGAGCAGCAGCTAAGTTCCCTAGTTTGGATTTGCACGTCAACACAAAAGATGTCTAAAGTGACGGTCATCGATGCGAATAATCCAGCAGACATATTGGAAGCCTTCAACGTTTGCCAAAGTCATTTGTTATGCATCGCAAGTGTTCCAGGTGCTAAGGAGAGCGATTATGTATTGGGATCGAATGACAACTCGATCCAAACGAATGGCGCTGGCGATCAAAACAGCAATAGCGAACCAGTTTCCCTAGAGCTGAGCGAAGCCAGAGAGAATAGCAACTCCAAGGTAGAAGAGAAGGTCAAAACAGATGTCGACAATCAAAATTTAGATGATCACAATGCGCCTGAAGACTCTGACAAAGTTGACGCGGATCCTAATAGTAACACTGAACCACAAAGTTTAGAAAGCATCGATAGCGAGACGGCAAATTTAGGGAAAGTGCAATTTGTAAAGAGTACACCTGAGCCGTCGATGCAAACTAACGATACGGATTTGGTGACGGAAAAAATGTCCTCTGTTCAACCAACCATGTGGTTGGGTGCTCAAAATGGTGCTGTATTTGTACATTCAGCTGTAGCCAAATGGACTATCTGTCTACATTCGGTTAGATTGAAAGATGCAGCTTTGGCCATTGT CCATGTTCAAGGAAGAGTTTTGGTCGCCTTAGCCGATGGAACAGTGGCAATATTCCGAAGAGGTTCCGACGGCCAGTGGGACCTCTCGCAGCACCACATAATAACACTTGGTAGTCCTCAACATTCCATAAGGTGTATGACCGCTGTTACAGGAAAAACTGTTTGGTGCGGATATAGAAACAAAATTCACGTCGTTGATCCTATCGCCTTAACTCTGGAG TGCACCGTCGATGCCCACCCTCGTCGAGAATCGCAGGTCAGGCAACTCGCCTGGTTGGGGGAGGGAGTCTGGGTCAGCATCAGATTGGATTCAACATTAAGGCTGTACCACGCGCATACCTATCAACACCTCCAGGACGTCGATATAGAGCCTTACGTCAGCAAGATGCTGGGCACAGGAAAGTTGGGATTCTCATTTGTGAGAATAACTGCTCTGCTTATATCGTCTAACAGATTGTGGATTGGGACTGGAAACGGAGTAATCATATCCGTACCTTTGTCCGAAA GTGCTGGTGGTTCTATGGCAGTCTCACGAGCGCAGGCTGGTATGAAAACAGACGCGCCTGGTGTGGGTGTCAGGGTCTTCGCATCCGACAAGGGAGTAACGCCTGGAAGTTTTGTACCTTACTGTAGCATGGCGCATGCTCAGCTCAGTTTTCACGGACACCGAGATGCTGTAAAGATGTTTGTTGCCGTACCTG GACAAGGCGGTCAAAGTATCGTGAGCGATGGATCACAGCCCGCAATGCTTGTATTATCCGGTGGTGAGGGGTACATTGATTTCCGAGTtg